A single genomic interval of Stenotrophomonas sp. ZAC14D1_NAIMI4_1 harbors:
- a CDS encoding oligopeptide transporter, OPT family — protein sequence MNHDAAPKQLTFRAVALAIVLAVVLSAANAYLGLFAGLTIATAIPAAVISMGVLRLLGGGSILENNIVQTGASAGSSIAAGVIFTIPALVIMGYWPDFKYWWVLGIAGLGGLLGVLFSVPLRRSMIVEDPLPFPEGKAAAEVLKAGENPGPGLKILGLSAVIGAFVKLAAESGLRLIPDAWSTSAYVGSSKITAFIGTNLSPALLGVGYIVGLNVGIVVVSGSILTWHIAIPIYQAFFMNTDPALAASVAAASSTEAAFAIWGAKMRYLGVGAMLIGGIWTLISLRKSLLNGVKSGFAAARKSGGPVLAHTERDLPMKWMLVALVVFVLPLLALYQAIVGQWHVSIPMTIIMIVAGFLFVSVSAYLAGLIGSSNNPVSGITISTILFASAVLVVLLGADGLKPVGAGGAPLGAVAAIMIGAVVCCAAAVGGDNLQDLKAGYIVGATPWKQQLMLGIGAFSCALIMAPVLNLLATAYGIGVKSELHPNALAAPQANLMASVAKGLFGGELPWTFIGIGAVVGAVIIAFDSWLKSRNSRFRVPVLAAAIGIYLPLELMVPIFLGGLIAYLVERFHKVRGDDEEGRDRVHKPGVLFAAGLITGEALMGIAIAVPIVVSSRADVLALPFHLPAAQWFGLAVLFLVGLLIYRTGKRAMA from the coding sequence ATGAACCATGACGCTGCGCCCAAGCAGCTCACCTTCCGCGCAGTGGCCCTGGCCATCGTGCTGGCGGTGGTGCTGTCGGCGGCCAACGCCTATCTCGGTCTGTTCGCAGGCCTGACCATCGCCACCGCCATTCCCGCGGCGGTCATTTCCATGGGCGTGCTGCGCCTGCTGGGCGGTGGTTCCATCCTCGAAAACAACATCGTCCAGACCGGCGCTTCGGCCGGTTCGTCCATCGCCGCCGGTGTCATCTTCACCATCCCGGCGCTGGTCATCATGGGCTACTGGCCGGACTTCAAGTACTGGTGGGTGCTGGGCATCGCCGGCCTGGGCGGCCTGCTGGGCGTGCTGTTCTCGGTGCCGCTGCGCCGTTCGATGATCGTCGAAGACCCGCTGCCGTTCCCGGAAGGCAAGGCCGCGGCCGAAGTGCTCAAGGCCGGTGAGAACCCCGGCCCGGGCCTGAAGATCCTCGGCCTGTCGGCCGTCATCGGCGCCTTCGTCAAGCTGGCCGCCGAAAGCGGCCTGCGCCTGATCCCCGATGCCTGGTCGACCTCGGCCTACGTCGGCAGCTCCAAGATCACCGCCTTCATCGGCACCAACCTGTCGCCGGCCCTGCTGGGCGTGGGCTACATCGTTGGCCTGAACGTCGGCATCGTGGTCGTGTCCGGTTCGATCCTGACCTGGCACATCGCCATCCCGATCTACCAGGCGTTCTTCATGAACACCGATCCGGCCCTGGCCGCGTCGGTCGCAGCCGCCTCGTCCACCGAGGCCGCGTTCGCCATCTGGGGCGCGAAGATGCGTTACCTCGGCGTCGGCGCGATGCTGATCGGCGGCATCTGGACCCTGATCTCGCTGCGCAAGTCGCTGCTGAACGGCGTCAAGAGCGGCTTTGCTGCCGCGCGCAAGAGTGGCGGCCCGGTGCTGGCCCACACCGAACGCGACCTGCCGATGAAGTGGATGCTGGTGGCCCTGGTGGTCTTCGTGCTGCCGCTGCTGGCCCTGTACCAGGCCATCGTCGGCCAGTGGCACGTGTCGATCCCGATGACCATCATCATGATCGTCGCCGGCTTCCTGTTCGTGTCGGTCTCGGCTTACCTGGCCGGCCTGATCGGTTCGTCCAACAACCCGGTCTCGGGCATCACCATCTCCACCATCCTGTTCGCTTCGGCCGTGCTGGTGGTGCTGCTGGGCGCCGACGGCCTCAAGCCGGTCGGTGCCGGCGGTGCGCCGCTGGGTGCGGTGGCCGCCATCATGATCGGAGCGGTGGTCTGCTGCGCCGCCGCGGTGGGCGGTGACAACCTGCAGGACCTCAAGGCCGGCTACATCGTCGGTGCCACCCCGTGGAAGCAGCAGCTGATGCTGGGCATCGGCGCGTTCTCGTGCGCGCTGATCATGGCCCCGGTGCTGAACCTGCTGGCGACCGCCTACGGCATCGGCGTGAAGTCCGAGCTGCACCCGAACGCGCTGGCCGCCCCGCAGGCGAACCTGATGGCGTCGGTGGCCAAGGGCCTGTTCGGTGGCGAACTGCCGTGGACCTTCATCGGCATCGGTGCCGTGGTCGGTGCGGTCATCATCGCCTTCGACAGCTGGCTGAAGTCGCGCAATTCGCGCTTCCGCGTGCCGGTGCTGGCCGCCGCCATCGGTATCTACCTGCCGCTGGAACTGATGGTGCCGATCTTCCTGGGTGGCCTGATCGCCTACCTGGTCGAGCGCTTCCACAAGGTGCGTGGCGATGACGAAGAAGGCCGCGACCGCGTGCACAAGCCGGGCGTGCTGTTCGCCGCCGGCCTGATCACCGGCGAGGCCCTGATGGGTATCGCCATTGCCGTGCCGATCGTGGTCAGCAGCCGCGCCGACGTGCTGGCCCTGCCGTTCCACCTGCCGGCCGCGCAGTGGTTCGGCCTGGCCGTGCTGTTCCTGGTGGGCCTGCTGATCTACCGCACCGGCAAGCGCGCCATGGCGTAA
- a CDS encoding oligopeptide:H+ symporter, producing MNSAAIASDDFLGHPKGVYVCFFTEMWERFSFYGMKALLLLYLTKYHLFGDKAGLDLLGAYGGLVYCIPVFGGMLADRWLGMRRAVLFGGILLVLGHLGMAFEGHAAYRVNGEVVRDTSALAVTYLSLALIIMGVGFLKPNISTIVGKLYPQDDPRRDSGFSLFYAGINLGALFSSLVCGFLGEAYGWKYGFGAAGIGMLAGLAMFLWGQKYLQGHAEPPQPAALKQKVLGLPREWLIYLCAVIGVLPVAWLMWAAGNGAFALGGEISLALMLMLVVLGGVLVWFAWFTGSKCTPVQRQQMIALMVLIFMALVFFTLYEQSYGSWVTFTDRLLTKDIVPALVITGGTPLPWSIVSLLLAPLGFVVSARLSERRPGSNAPRAFFIAIVALMLVLLVRDCLVIPQTAGSLTYLGGLFLVLLAPAFAALWTWMDRRGWEPGKPVKSAWGLVIGALSFVPLALAAQQVGATGEMASVWWLVLAYFLLASGEMCLSPVGLSAVTQLAVPRVMSLMMGTWFLATAFSETLAALFGKLAAIEVPEGESLDMVAAAGAYAHLFWLLMWIGLGCAVLAFIAAPLLKRMMHGVK from the coding sequence ATGAATTCTGCCGCTATCGCTTCCGACGACTTCCTCGGCCACCCGAAAGGCGTCTACGTCTGCTTCTTCACCGAAATGTGGGAGCGCTTCTCCTTCTACGGGATGAAGGCGCTGCTGCTGCTCTACCTCACCAAGTACCACCTGTTCGGCGACAAGGCCGGCCTGGACCTGCTCGGTGCCTATGGCGGCCTGGTCTACTGCATCCCCGTGTTCGGCGGCATGCTCGCCGACCGCTGGCTGGGCATGCGCCGGGCGGTGCTGTTCGGCGGCATCCTGCTGGTGCTGGGCCACCTGGGCATGGCCTTCGAGGGCCACGCCGCGTACCGGGTCAACGGCGAGGTGGTGCGCGATACCTCGGCGCTGGCCGTGACCTACCTGTCGCTGGCACTGATCATCATGGGCGTCGGCTTCCTCAAGCCGAACATCTCCACCATTGTCGGCAAGCTCTACCCGCAGGACGACCCGCGCCGCGATTCGGGCTTCTCGCTGTTCTATGCCGGCATCAACCTCGGCGCGCTGTTCTCCTCGCTGGTCTGCGGTTTCCTCGGCGAGGCCTATGGCTGGAAATACGGCTTCGGCGCGGCCGGCATCGGCATGCTGGCCGGCCTGGCCATGTTCCTGTGGGGCCAGAAGTACCTGCAGGGCCACGCCGAACCGCCGCAGCCGGCCGCACTGAAGCAGAAGGTGCTGGGCCTGCCGCGCGAATGGCTGATCTACCTGTGCGCGGTGATCGGCGTGCTGCCGGTGGCGTGGTTGATGTGGGCCGCCGGCAACGGCGCCTTTGCCCTCGGCGGCGAGATCAGCCTGGCGCTGATGCTGATGCTGGTGGTGCTGGGCGGCGTGCTGGTCTGGTTTGCCTGGTTCACCGGCAGCAAGTGCACCCCGGTGCAGCGCCAGCAGATGATCGCGCTGATGGTGCTGATCTTCATGGCGCTGGTGTTCTTCACCCTGTACGAGCAGTCCTACGGCTCGTGGGTCACCTTCACCGATCGCCTGCTGACCAAGGACATCGTGCCGGCGCTGGTCATCACCGGTGGCACCCCGCTGCCGTGGTCGATCGTCTCGCTGCTGCTGGCACCGCTGGGCTTCGTGGTCAGCGCGCGCCTGTCCGAGCGTCGCCCGGGTTCGAACGCGCCGCGTGCATTCTTCATCGCCATCGTGGCGCTGATGCTGGTGCTTCTGGTGCGCGACTGCCTGGTGATTCCGCAGACCGCCGGCTCGCTGACCTATCTGGGCGGCCTGTTCCTGGTGCTGCTGGCCCCGGCCTTTGCCGCGCTGTGGACCTGGATGGACCGCCGCGGCTGGGAGCCGGGCAAGCCGGTGAAGTCGGCCTGGGGCCTGGTGATCGGTGCGCTGTCCTTCGTGCCGCTGGCGCTGGCCGCGCAGCAGGTGGGCGCCACCGGTGAAATGGCCAGCGTGTGGTGGCTCGTGCTGGCCTACTTCCTGCTGGCCAGTGGCGAAATGTGCCTGTCGCCGGTCGGCCTTTCGGCGGTGACCCAGCTGGCCGTGCCGCGGGTGATGAGCCTGATGATGGGCACCTGGTTCCTGGCGACCGCGTTCTCCGAAACGCTTGCCGCACTGTTCGGCAAGCTGGCAGCGATCGAGGTGCCCGAAGGTGAATCACTGGACATGGTGGCGGCTGCAGGCGCCTATGCGCACCTGTTCTGGCTGCTGATGTGGATCGGCCTGGGCTGTGCGGTGCTGGCCTTCATCGCCGCGCCACTGCTGAAGCGGATGATGCACGGGGTCAAGTAA
- a CDS encoding LysE family transporter has translation MFSVISASTGLGAWFSGAATGVGLFAVVGAQSAFILRQGILRKHIVPVVATCAAIDAIFIFASVAGLRTLTSALPWLTSAVLWTGVAFLAWYAVKSARRAFAGGGGMGEADSDDGSRRAVLLAAVGFSLINPHFWLDMMVIGSIAENFGNARMAFAAGVVTASCLWLTAQGLGARLLAPLFTKPSTWRVLDGTIAVILSILALTLAVRGVH, from the coding sequence ATGTTCTCGGTCATCTCCGCCAGCACCGGCCTCGGTGCCTGGTTCTCTGGTGCAGCTACCGGCGTCGGCCTGTTCGCCGTGGTTGGTGCCCAGAGCGCCTTCATCCTGCGCCAGGGCATCCTGCGCAAGCACATCGTGCCGGTGGTCGCCACCTGTGCGGCCATCGATGCGATCTTCATCTTCGCCAGCGTGGCCGGCCTGCGCACGCTTACCTCGGCGCTGCCGTGGCTGACCAGCGCCGTGCTGTGGACCGGCGTGGCCTTCCTGGCCTGGTATGCGGTCAAGTCCGCGCGCCGTGCCTTCGCCGGTGGTGGTGGCATGGGCGAGGCCGACAGTGACGACGGCAGCCGCCGCGCGGTGCTGCTGGCCGCGGTCGGCTTCTCGCTCATCAACCCGCATTTCTGGCTGGACATGATGGTGATCGGCTCGATTGCCGAGAACTTCGGCAATGCGCGCATGGCGTTCGCCGCCGGCGTGGTCACCGCCAGCTGCCTGTGGCTGACCGCGCAGGGCCTGGGTGCCCGCCTGCTGGCACCGCTGTTCACCAAGCCCAGCACCTGGCGCGTGCTTGACGGCACCATCGCCGTCATCCTCAGCATCCTGGCCCTCACCCTGGCGGTGCGCGGGGTCCACTGA
- a CDS encoding prolyl oligopeptidase family serine peptidase yields the protein MKPSFLLAGMLALCGAGQARSAELALDDYLRRAEFNDIQLSPTGEYLAMTLPLEDATAVAILRTSTMELVGNFRPPRNNHADSVDWVSDNRLLIGLAEKWGALDAPRPTGELYAMDANGKRGDLLVGYRARPDEPGLVSGRRVEPVAAFLADPLQGDDRNVLISLWPFANDTSARLERLDVVTGRRVLVSRSPVQRATFTTDNAGVLRFARGAGEDNVNKLYYRQDDGRWTLLNDEDSSYRIERPIGFSADNQLAYLVVQQASGPDVVVSWNPQTNERRTLLQDAAVDPTYIIHQPGTRVPVGVQFVGAAPRSAFFDEQSPTARIQRMLEKAFPGHVVSLLSATRDNARILVKVDSGHNPGDWFLFNTATREAAFLTARNRWFDRDGGASVRPVTLAARDGMPLHGFLTVPHGSDGRGLPMVVKPHGGPIGEFDDGSFERDNQLLAAAGYAVLQVNFRGSGNHGRAHTQAAAKQWGRAMQDDVTDATRWAIAEGIADARRICIYGASYGAYSALMGVAREPALYRCAAGYVGVYDLPLMFKRGDVQDRTSGVNYLRDWLGEPATLAEVSPVNLAARIKVPVLLAAGREDQRAPVQHTERMEAALKQAGVPVEAAYYAREGHGLYGEANRRDYYTRLLAFLARSLGGATAATAPAAAGKAKAP from the coding sequence ATGAAACCTTCTTTCCTGCTGGCCGGGATGCTGGCGCTGTGTGGCGCCGGCCAGGCCCGTTCGGCCGAGCTCGCGCTGGACGACTACCTGCGCCGCGCCGAGTTCAATGACATCCAGCTCTCGCCCACCGGCGAGTACCTGGCGATGACCCTGCCGCTGGAAGATGCGACCGCCGTCGCCATCCTGCGCACCAGCACCATGGAACTGGTCGGCAACTTCCGGCCGCCGCGCAACAACCACGCCGACAGCGTCGACTGGGTCAGTGACAACCGCCTGCTGATCGGCCTGGCCGAGAAGTGGGGCGCGCTGGACGCGCCGCGGCCCACCGGCGAGCTGTATGCCATGGATGCCAACGGCAAGCGCGGTGACCTGCTGGTCGGCTATCGCGCACGCCCGGACGAGCCGGGCCTGGTCAGCGGCCGCAGGGTGGAGCCGGTGGCGGCCTTCCTCGCCGACCCGCTGCAGGGCGATGACCGCAACGTGCTGATCTCGCTGTGGCCGTTTGCCAATGACACCAGTGCACGGCTGGAACGGTTGGATGTGGTCACCGGCCGCCGCGTGCTGGTCTCGCGCTCGCCGGTGCAGCGGGCCACGTTCACCACCGACAACGCGGGCGTGCTGCGCTTTGCCCGTGGCGCTGGCGAAGACAACGTCAACAAGCTGTATTACCGCCAGGATGACGGCCGCTGGACGCTGCTCAACGATGAAGACAGCAGCTACCGCATCGAACGTCCCATCGGTTTTTCCGCCGACAACCAGCTGGCCTACCTGGTGGTGCAGCAGGCCAGCGGGCCCGATGTGGTGGTCAGCTGGAACCCGCAGACCAACGAGCGCCGCACCCTGCTGCAGGATGCAGCGGTCGATCCGACCTACATCATCCACCAGCCGGGCACGCGGGTGCCGGTCGGTGTGCAGTTCGTGGGTGCGGCGCCGCGCAGCGCGTTCTTCGACGAGCAGTCGCCCACCGCGCGCATCCAGCGCATGCTGGAAAAAGCCTTCCCTGGTCACGTGGTCAGCCTGTTGTCGGCCACCCGTGACAATGCGCGCATCCTGGTCAAGGTCGACTCGGGACACAATCCCGGTGACTGGTTCCTGTTCAATACGGCCACCCGCGAAGCGGCGTTCCTGACCGCGCGCAACCGCTGGTTCGACCGCGACGGCGGTGCCAGCGTGCGTCCTGTCACCCTGGCCGCACGCGATGGCATGCCGTTGCACGGCTTCCTTACCGTGCCCCACGGCAGCGATGGCCGCGGGCTGCCGATGGTGGTGAAGCCGCATGGAGGCCCCATCGGCGAGTTCGACGACGGCAGCTTCGAGCGCGACAACCAGTTGCTGGCGGCGGCCGGCTATGCGGTGCTGCAGGTCAACTTCCGGGGGTCGGGCAATCATGGCCGCGCGCACACCCAGGCCGCCGCGAAACAGTGGGGCCGCGCCATGCAGGACGATGTCACCGATGCCACGCGCTGGGCCATCGCCGAAGGCATCGCCGATGCACGGCGCATCTGCATCTACGGCGCCAGCTACGGCGCGTACTCCGCACTGATGGGTGTCGCCCGCGAGCCGGCGCTGTACCGCTGCGCGGCCGGCTATGTGGGCGTGTACGACCTGCCGCTGATGTTCAAGCGCGGCGATGTGCAGGACCGCACGTCGGGCGTGAACTACCTGCGCGACTGGCTGGGCGAGCCGGCAACGCTGGCGGAGGTTTCGCCGGTGAACCTGGCGGCCCGGATCAAGGTGCCGGTGCTGCTGGCGGCGGGGCGCGAAGACCAGCGTGCGCCGGTGCAGCACACCGAGCGCATGGAAGCGGCGTTGAAGCAGGCCGGGGTGCCGGTGGAAGCGGCCTACTACGCGCGCGAAGGGCACGGCCTGTACGGCGAGGCCAACCGGCGCGACTACTACACCCGGCTGCTGGCGTTCCTCGCACGCAGCCTGGGCGGCGCCACCGCCGCAACAGCACCTGCAGCGGCGGGCAAGGCCAAGGCGCCCTGA
- a CDS encoding heparan-alpha-glucosaminide N-acetyltransferase domain-containing protein: protein MPPSPSPRLASIDQLRGTVMLLMLLDHVRETFFLQHQVGDPMDAASVSPALFACRLLAHLCAPVFVLLTGLSAWLYGQRQADPRRAIAAFLLKRGLFLVVLELTLVNFAWTFQFPPDTLYLQVIWAIGLSMIALAGLLWLPRPALLVLGVLLVAGHNLFDGVRVEGNGVLAVLWKVLHQRDWIETGVLRLRTSYPVLPWIGVIVLGYLMGPWFARDRDPVQRQRWLLWSGLGALAAFALLRLANGYGEAPWQHQDSALRTWMSVFNVTKYPPSLQFLLLTLGVGLLLLRLYEWPPVARALRPLADIGAAPMFFYLLHLYVLKLLYVAALAIWGPTHGSLYALDSVAGLLLVACALAVAMYPPTLLFGRFKARRRDLAWLRYL from the coding sequence GTGCCCCCTTCCCCCTCCCCACGGCTGGCCTCCATCGACCAGCTGCGCGGCACCGTGATGCTGCTGATGCTGCTTGACCACGTGCGCGAGACCTTCTTCCTGCAGCACCAGGTCGGCGACCCGATGGATGCGGCCAGCGTGTCCCCTGCCCTGTTTGCCTGCCGCCTGCTGGCGCACCTGTGCGCCCCGGTGTTCGTGCTGCTCACCGGCCTGTCGGCGTGGCTGTACGGCCAGCGCCAGGCCGACCCGCGCCGCGCCATCGCCGCCTTCCTGCTCAAGCGCGGCCTGTTCCTGGTCGTGCTGGAACTGACCCTGGTCAACTTCGCCTGGACCTTCCAGTTCCCGCCGGACACGCTGTACCTGCAGGTGATCTGGGCCATCGGCCTGAGCATGATCGCGCTGGCCGGCCTGCTGTGGCTGCCGCGCCCGGCGCTGCTGGTGCTGGGCGTGCTGCTGGTGGCCGGCCACAACCTGTTCGATGGCGTGCGCGTGGAAGGCAACGGCGTGCTGGCCGTGCTGTGGAAAGTGCTGCACCAGCGCGACTGGATCGAAACCGGCGTGCTGCGCCTGCGCACGTCCTACCCGGTACTGCCGTGGATCGGCGTGATCGTGCTGGGTTACCTGATGGGGCCGTGGTTCGCCCGCGACCGCGACCCGGTGCAGCGCCAGCGCTGGCTGCTGTGGTCCGGGCTGGGCGCACTGGCGGCCTTCGCCCTGCTGCGCCTGGCCAACGGTTACGGCGAAGCGCCGTGGCAGCACCAGGACAGCGCCCTGCGCACCTGGATGAGCGTGTTCAACGTGACCAAATACCCGCCGTCGCTGCAGTTCCTGCTGCTGACCCTGGGCGTGGGCCTGTTGCTGCTGCGCCTGTACGAATGGCCGCCGGTGGCCCGCGCCCTGCGCCCGCTGGCCGACATCGGTGCGGCGCCGATGTTCTTCTACCTGCTGCACCTGTACGTGCTGAAGCTGCTGTACGTGGCCGCGCTGGCCATCTGGGGGCCCACCCACGGCAGCCTGTACGCGCTGGATTCGGTGGCCGGCCTGCTGCTGGTGGCCTGCGCGCTGGCGGTGGCGATGTACCCGCCGACGCTGCTGTTCGGCCGGTTCAAGGCGCGCCGCCGCGACCTGGCCTGGCTGCGGTACCTGTAA
- a CDS encoding S9 family peptidase, whose product MRRMMSAALLCAVAGGVSAGSGGVDLDRYLKQESFTDVKLSPGGDYLAATVPLEDATALVILRTSDRKPAGVFRPQAKNHAYSFDWVSNDRVLVGLAEKWGALDQPRPTGELYAVNADGNRGELLVGYRVQGRGAGTRIQPKKVEDVAAFLTDDLPGDDRNVLIAVWPFSDEPYTRVERLDVQTGQRVRVSGSPVRRAEFATDAQGNVRFAHGAASDNISKLYYRASNGASWELLNDEGVTHRVDTPIGFSADGTLAYLQVQQPQGPDAIVSWNPQTRERVQVLRDEQFDPSQVIYQPGTRVPVGALILGDTPRTRFFDEQGPDARQYRSLEAAFGGPVFITSSTRDGSKVVVQTWSGSIPGEFYLYDTKAKNAEFLISRSEWIDPKAAASVRPFSLKSRDGLTLHGFLTLPHGSDGRNLPMVVVPHGGPISVFDDGSYDPETQLLADAGYAVLQVNFRGSGNQGRAFKQLAAEQWGRTMQDDVTDATRWAIAEGIANKDRICIYGASYGGYAALMGPIREPGLYQCAAGYVGIYDLPLRFTKGAAQSADWGMTWLRDWMGDPKTLGAYSPTTLAAQVKVPVFLAAGGEDQNAPIEHTKRMEAALKKVGSPVEALYYSTEGHGFYRPEHRREYYTRLLAFLSNSLGGATASAATPTGSGKAP is encoded by the coding sequence ATGCGCAGGATGATGAGTGCCGCGCTGTTGTGCGCGGTGGCCGGTGGGGTATCGGCCGGTAGCGGCGGGGTGGACCTGGACCGGTACCTGAAGCAGGAATCGTTCACCGATGTAAAGCTGTCACCCGGGGGTGACTATCTGGCCGCGACGGTGCCGCTGGAAGATGCGACCGCGCTGGTGATCCTGCGTACTTCCGACCGCAAGCCGGCAGGCGTGTTCCGGCCCCAGGCGAAGAACCATGCCTACAGCTTCGACTGGGTGAGCAACGACCGCGTGCTGGTCGGCCTGGCCGAAAAATGGGGCGCGCTGGACCAGCCGCGGCCCACCGGCGAACTGTATGCGGTCAACGCCGATGGCAACCGCGGCGAGCTGCTGGTCGGCTACCGCGTGCAGGGCCGCGGCGCCGGCACGCGCATCCAGCCGAAGAAGGTCGAGGATGTCGCGGCCTTCCTCACCGACGATCTGCCCGGTGACGACCGCAATGTCCTCATCGCCGTGTGGCCGTTCTCCGATGAGCCCTATACCCGTGTCGAGCGGCTGGACGTACAGACCGGGCAGCGCGTGCGCGTCTCCGGTTCGCCCGTGCGGCGTGCCGAATTCGCCACCGATGCGCAGGGCAACGTACGCTTCGCCCACGGCGCCGCATCGGACAACATCAGCAAGCTCTATTACCGCGCCAGCAATGGCGCGTCGTGGGAGCTGCTCAACGATGAAGGCGTGACCCACCGGGTCGATACCCCGATCGGTTTTTCCGCCGATGGCACGCTGGCCTACCTGCAGGTGCAGCAGCCGCAGGGCCCCGATGCGATCGTCAGCTGGAACCCGCAGACCCGCGAGCGCGTGCAGGTGCTGCGCGACGAGCAGTTCGATCCTTCCCAGGTGATCTACCAGCCCGGCACCCGTGTCCCGGTCGGTGCCCTGATCCTGGGCGACACCCCGCGCACCCGTTTCTTTGACGAGCAGGGCCCGGACGCGCGGCAGTACCGCAGCCTGGAAGCCGCCTTCGGTGGTCCGGTGTTCATCACGTCCAGCACCCGCGATGGCAGCAAGGTGGTGGTCCAGACGTGGTCGGGCAGCATTCCGGGCGAGTTCTACCTGTACGACACCAAGGCGAAGAACGCCGAGTTCCTCATCAGCCGCAGTGAGTGGATCGACCCCAAGGCTGCCGCCAGCGTGCGTCCGTTCTCGCTGAAGTCGCGCGACGGGCTCACCCTGCATGGCTTCCTGACCCTGCCGCACGGCAGTGACGGCCGCAACCTGCCGATGGTGGTGGTGCCACACGGCGGGCCGATCAGCGTCTTCGACGACGGCAGCTACGATCCGGAAACGCAGCTGCTGGCGGATGCCGGCTATGCCGTGCTGCAGGTCAACTTCCGCGGCTCGGGCAACCAGGGGCGCGCGTTCAAGCAACTGGCGGCCGAGCAGTGGGGCAGGACCATGCAGGACGATGTGACCGACGCGACCCGCTGGGCCATCGCCGAAGGCATCGCCAACAAGGACCGCATCTGCATCTACGGTGCCAGCTACGGCGGCTATGCGGCGCTGATGGGTCCCATCCGCGAGCCGGGGCTCTACCAGTGCGCGGCGGGCTACGTCGGCATCTACGACCTGCCACTGCGCTTCACCAAGGGCGCGGCGCAGTCGGCCGACTGGGGCATGACCTGGTTGCGCGACTGGATGGGTGATCCCAAGACACTTGGCGCCTATTCGCCAACGACGCTGGCCGCGCAGGTGAAGGTGCCGGTGTTCCTGGCCGCCGGCGGCGAAGACCAGAACGCCCCCATCGAGCACACCAAGCGCATGGAGGCGGCACTGAAGAAGGTCGGTTCGCCGGTCGAGGCGCTGTACTACAGCACCGAAGGGCATGGCTTCTACCGCCCCGAGCACCGCCGCGAGTACTACACCCGCCTGCTGGCATTCCTGTCCAACAGCCTGGGCGGGGCCACCGCCAGTGCGGCCACGCCGACGGGCAGCGGCAAGGCTCCGTAA